The following DNA comes from bacterium.
GAAGATCCCGAGCTCGAGTCCCGTCTGCGCGTCGACGCGCTCGGCGGTGAAGTAGATCTCACGCGCCTTTGCCGGACCGACGAGCTGGGTCAGGAACCAGGTTCCGCCGTAGTCCCCGGAGAGCCCGAGCCGGGCGAAGGACGTCAGGATGAAGCCCTTCTCCGAGGCGACTCGGAGGTCGCAGGAGAGCGCGATCGAACAGGCGGCGCCCGCCGCCGCGCCGTGGACCGCGGCGACCGAGGGCTTGCTCGACTGGTGGAGCATGCGCGGCAGCTCGTGCTCCCAGCGGAGCTGGCGCTGTCGCGCCTCCATGACGGGCGGCTTGCCCTCCTGCTTCATGCGCTTCGTGTCGCCGCCGGCGGAGAACGCGTCACCGGCGCCCGTCAGCAGGAAGCAGCCCACCTCCGGATCCGACTCCAGATCCCGAACCAGGACATAGAGCGCCTCCTTCATGTCCATCGTCAGGGCATTCTTCGCGTCGGGCCGGTTCAGCGTGATCTTCGCCACCCGCTCGCGGACCTCGCAGAGGACCTCGTCCGTTCCCGTCTCTCGTCGTCCGTCCGCCACCCTCAGCGCCCCTTGTATTCGGGCTCGCGCCCTTCGGCCCGCGCCGTCTTCATCTCGGCGTAGTCCTCGGTCTCGTAGATCGCGGTCATGCCCATCGACTCTTCCTGCATCGTCCGCTGCACCTCGGGATTGCCGAGTCGCGAGAGCGTCCGTCGGAACATCTTGACCGCGAAGGGCGGGTTCGAAGCGATCTCCTGGCAGAGGGTCATCGCCGCGTCGTCGAGCTCCGCATCGGGTACGACCCGCGACACGACGCCGTGCCGGAACGCCTCCTCGACGTCCATCGTCCGCCCCGTGATCGCCAGATCGGCGACGAGCCCGTGCCCCGCCATCTGGAAGAGCCGCGCCGTCCCCCCCGAGTCCGGGATCACGCCGTGCTTGATCTCCGGGAGCATCATCTTCGTGCTCTCGCCCGCGATCCGCATGTCCGCGAGCAGCGCGCGCTCGAAGGAGCCGCCGATCACCCAGCCCTTCATGGCGACCACGATCGGCGCCGGACACGTGAAGAAGGCCTGGGTCCGGCGGTGCCCGCGCTCGACGAACTCGAAGTTCGTGATGTCCTCCGAACGCACGCCGATCTCGCTCACGTCGCGCCCCGAGGAAAAGGACTTGCCCTCCCCGCGCCAGAGCACGACACGCACGTCCTTCCGGTCGTGGATCTCGTCGAGGGCGTCGAAGAGCTGCCGATCCATCTCGTCGTTGGCGGCGTTGTGCTTCTCCGGGCGGTTGTTCGTGATGACGGCGATGCCGTCCTGGATGTCGAGGGTGGTCAGCGCGTCGGCCATGGTCGGAGGACTCCCGGTTCGCGCGCCGGACACTCCTTGCCGACGCCTCGCGAACCGCCACGGGAGGCTATCATGGCGCGCTCGTTCACGCGGCCCGGGTCGTCCCGGTCCGTTCCTCGATCCTTCCAGGAGAAGTACTGCATGGGCCTCCCCGCTCCCCCCGAAGTCGGCGCGAACGCGCTCCCGCTCGGCACCTTCGACGGCCAGATCGTGGTCGTGACCGGCGGCGGCACCGGTCTCGGCAAGGCGATCGCCGTCGAGTTCGCCCGCGTCGGCGCTTCGGTCGCGATTTTGAGCCGCGGCGAGGAGCATCGCGCGGCGGGCCTCGCGGCCGTGAACGCAGTCGGTGGCAAGCACATCGCCGTTCCCTGCGACATCCGCGACGCCGGCGCAATCGCCGAGGCCTTCGACGCCGTGACCGAGCAGCTCGGCGCACCGGACGTCCTCGTCAACAACGCCGCCGGCAACTTCCCCGTCCCCGCCGAGGACATGAGTCCGAACGCCTGGAAGACGGTCACGGACATCGTCCTGAACGGGACCTTCTACTGCTCCCGCGAGTTCGGTCGCCGGCACATCGAGGCCGGCACGCCCGGCTCGATCATCAACATCGGCGCGGCCTACGCCTGGACCGGCGGCCCCGGATTCGCCCATTCCTCGGCGGCGAAGGCCGGCGTGAAGAACCTGACCGAGACCCTCTCGGTCGAGTGGGGTCCCTACGGCATCCAGGTGAACTGCCTCGTGCCCGGCTTCTTCCCGCACGAGGACATGACCGCGGACATCATGTCGGTGCCCGAGCGCCAGAAGGCCGAAGCGCTGCGGTGCCCGGCCCACCGGGTGGGCCAGCCCCACGAGCTCGGCTGGGCCGCGACCTTCCTCGCGTCCCCCTTCGCGAGCTACATCTCGGGCCACACGATGGTCGTCGACGGGGCGAACTGGCAGCGACGCGCGATGCTCATGCCGGAGTTCGTGCCGATCCGCGACCAGATGGGCAAGGGGCCCTTCGACCCGAACCCACCGAAGAAGAAGTAGACGAAGCCCGAGACGACCGCCGAAGGAGACCCCGATGACCGAACGCCCCGAACTCATGCGCCTCGATCGCGATGGCGAGATCGCCACGATCGTCCTGACCAACCCCGACAAGCTGAATGCCTGGAGCTGGGAGTCGGCCCGCCAGATCTCGGCGCTCGCCGACGAGATCCGCTTCGACGACGGGATTCGCTGCGTGATCATGCGCGCCGAGGGGCGGGCGTTCTGCGCCGGCGTCGACCTCGGCATGCCCGAGGATCGGATCACCGGCCGCAGCCCCGCGGAGAAGGTCCGCAACTACTACGAGAAGTTCCGCTGGGTCCACGAACGCTTCAAGGTCTTCGCCCACCTGCCCCAGCCGGTCCTCGTCGCCGTCCACGGCTACTGCCTGGGCGCGGGGCTCGAGGTCGCCATGATGGGCGACATCCGGATCGCTTCGGACGACGCGAAGTTCGCGCTCCCGGAGCCGAAGGTCGGCGTCTCGATCGACGCGGGGGGCGACCTCCGCCTCTCCCACGAGATCGGCGCCGGAATGACCAAGCTCCTCGCCTTCACCGGGCGCCGGATCGACGCCGAGACGGCGCTGCGCGCCGGGATCGTCCAGGAGGTCGTCCCGAAGGACGCGCTCCAGAGCCACGTTCGGTCCCTCGCGGAGGAGATCTGCAGCAACGCCCCCCTCGCGGTCCAGGGGATCAAGCGGACCATCAACTATCGCGCCGAGCAGGGGCTCCAGGAAGCGATGCAGTTCGAGGCGTCGAGCGCGGCGGTGCTCTTCACGTCCGACGACATGACCCTCGGCTACAAGGCGATGGCCGCCAAGGAAGACGCCGACTTCGAAGGGAAGTAGCGCATCCTCGGCGGCCCTCGGCCTCTTCCTCGCCTAGCGCCCGGCGCTCGCGAGCGCGGTCGTGCCTTCCTCCGTCCAGACCGGCGCGCCCGGTCGCTCGCGGACGAGCAGGTAGAGCAGCGTCCCGACCGAGCCGGTCCCGAGGGTCAGGATCAGAAAGGGCCAGGGCGAAACGCCCCGAGCCTTCGCGTCGGCGTAGACCCAGCCCATCACCATCGACAGGGCGATGAACAGGTCGACCGTCACGAGCGTGCTGACGGGGTTGGCGAAGGCGACGTCGACCCAGCCCATGCCGTACTCGAGCAGGACGTAGCCCGTGAAGGCGGTGAATCCGACGAAGTCGACGAGCAGGGCCCAGAAGAGCCAGGGTCGTGTGTCTTCCAGCTTCATGTGCGTCTCCAGTTGGCCTCTTGCGAGGCGGATTCGGGTGCGTGCCCTCTCGCCGGTGCAACGCGAGTGCCAACGCGCGCACGCGCTCCAACGGCCGGCTCGTGGCGGACGTGTTGCAGCCGCGCAACATCGACGTCGCGCGCCTGCCTCATCCCGACCCGACGACACGCCGACGCGCGCCTGAAGGCCACGCCGTGGGGCACGCGGCTTGCTTAACGAGAAAGGAGCGACCCGGTACCCTTTCCGCCAAGCCTGGAGGACCGCGATGCAAGCGAGCCCGTCCGTCCCGATTTCCGAACGCTTCCGATTGCCCGCGCTGCCGCGGTGGGCGTGGATGACGCTCGGTGCCTCGATCGGTCTCTTCGACTTCGGCGTCCTGGTCCTCCTCGACGCCGACATGCGGATCGGCCAGACGGACGCGACCTGGATCGTCGCCCTCGCCTTCCTGATCCCCTACGCGATCCTCGGCTGGGCGGTCGGCGGACTCGCCGCAGCCCGCGAGCAGGCGGACCGAGACGCGGAGACGATCCGGTCCCAGCTTCGCGCCCTCGAGCGGACGCAGCGCGCCCTCGTTCAGGAAGAGAAGCTCGCCGGCATCGGTCGCCTCGCCGCGGGGGTCGCCCACGAAGTCCGCAACCCGCTCGGGGTGATCCGCGCCTCGGCCTCGATGGCCCGGGAGAGCTTCGACGAAGGCACCGACCCCCACCGCGCCCTCGGCTTCGTCTGCGAGGAGACCGACCGGCTCGACCGCCTGATCGCGTCGCTCTTGACCTTCGCCAAGCCCCAGCCGGTCGAGCGGGTCGAGGTCGACGTGACGAAGGTCCTCGACCGCGCGACGGAGCTCGCTCGGAGCGAGGCCCGCGCGGGCGACGTCGCCCTCGAGATCGAGGTCGAGCCGGGGCTCCCGACGCTCCGCGTGGACCCGGACCGGCTGGCCCGGTCCCTCTACGGGCTGACGCTCAACGCGATCCAGGCGCTCGCGGAGAGCGATGCGACGACCCGCCGCATCCGGATCGTCGCCCGCGGACGGACGAAGGGCGTCGAGCTCCGGGTCGAGGACTCCGGGCCGGGCGTCCTGCCCGAGCTTCACGACTCGATCTTCGAACCCTTCGTGACCTCGAAGGAGACCGGCACCGGGCTGGGGCTGCCGATGGCACTCCGCATGATCGAGGCTCAGGGGGGGCACCTCACCCTGCTCGACGCACCGTCCGGACTCGGCGGCGCCTCGTTCTCGATCGAGCTGCCGTCGGCCTCTGCGGAGGCCATCCCGTGAAGCCGCGCCTGCTCGTCGTCGACGACGAACCGCGCATGGCCGAGATCGTGGGCATGGTCCTGCGCCGCGAGGGCTACGAGGTGGAGACCTTCACGTCGTCCGCCGACGCGGTCCGCCGCCACGAGGAAGACGCATTCGACCTCGTCCTGACCGACCTCCGCATGCCCGCCCCCGACGGCCTCGAGGTGCTCGAGCGCGTTCGCGCCGCGACGCCGGACACGCCCGTGATCCTCTTCACCGCCCACGCCACGATCGCCAATGCGATCGAGGCCCTTCGCGCCGGCGCCTTCGACTACGTCCAGAAGCCCTTCGACAACGACGCTCTGCGCGCCTGCGTCGCCCGCGCCCTCGAGCTGTCACGGCTCGCCCGGGAGAACCGCTATCTGCGCGCAGAGCTCGGCCAGCAGAATACCCTGGGCGAGATCATCGCCGCGAGCGACGCGATGAACGACGTGCTCGACGTGGTCCGCCGCGCCGCGCGCAGCCCCGCGACCGTCCTGATCACGGGCGAGAGCGGCACCGGCAAGGAACGGATCGCCCGGGCGGTCCACTTCCACAGCGACCGCGTCGCCGGCCCCTTCGTAGCGGTCAACTGCAAGGCCTTCGCCGAGGGCCTGCTCGAGAGCGAGCTCTTCGGTCACGAACGCGGCGCCTTCACCGGCGCCGACCGCCTCCGGAAGGGGCTCTTCGAAGAAGCCTCCGGCGGCACGCTCTTCCTCGACGAGATCGGCGAGATCAGCGAGTCGTTCCAGGCGAAGCTGCTCCGCGTCCTGCAGGAGCGTGAGATCCGCCGCGTCGGCGACGACCGCGCCCGTCCCGTCGACGTCCGGGTCGTGGTCGCGACGAACCGCGATCTGCAGCAGGACGTCGCCGAGGGTCGCTTCCGGGAGGATCTCTTCTTCCGGCTCGCCGTGATCCCGATCCGGATCCCGCCGCTCCGCGAGCGCCCCGACGACGTCCTGCCCCTGGCGCGGCACTTCCTCGTCGAGTTCCAGCAGAGCGCAGGGGGTCGGATCGCAGCCCTGGGCGACGAGGTCGAGGCCCTGCTCCTCGGGCACGACTGGCCGGGCAACGTCCGCGAGCTCGAGAACGCGATCGAGCGGGCCATCGTCCTCGGCGACGGCGAGTCCCTCCGCGCGAGCGACCTGCTCTTCGCGGGGCCCGGCCCGGTGGCGGACGGCGTCGCGGACGCGACGCTGCAGAGCCATCTCGATGCCGCCACGCGCAAGGCGATCGGCGAGGCGCTGGCGGCGACGGGCGGCGCGAAGGGGGACGCTGCCACGCGCCTCGGCATCGACCGTACGACCCTCTACCGGTTGATCAAGAAATACGACCTGGAAGCCTGAGTACGCGCGTGCGCGCGCGGCCCGCTCCGGTACGGTCTCCTCGAAACCACGGAGCCCCAGGATGCCCCTCGACCTCGATGCCCTGCTCGCCCCTCGAACCTGCGCACTCGTCACCCAGGAATGCCAGAAGGGCGTCTGCGGCCCGCTGTCCGGCCTGCCCGCACTCGCCGAGGCGGCGCAGGGTGGGATGATCCAGAACGTGGCCGAGCTGACACGGGTCGGGCGGGACGCGGGCGTGCCGATCCTCCACTGCATCGCGGTCCGACGACGCGACGGCCAGGGCGCCAACACGAACGCGCGGCTCTTTCAGTACATGGGCAAGGTCGAACACCCCCTCTTCGAGGGATCCGAAGCCACCGAGCTGATGGACGAGATTCCCGTCGCCGAGAGCGACGTGATCGTGCCGAGGCTCCACGGCCTCTCCCCCTTCCAGGGAACCGAGCTCGATTCGCTCCTGCGGAACCTGGGAATCAAGACGGTGGTCGGCGTCGGTGTCTCGGTGAACGTGGCGATCACGAACCTGGCATTCGATGCGGTGAACGCCGCCTATCAGGTCGTGCTACCGCGGGACGCCGTGGCGGGCTTCCCCGACGACTACGTCGATCAGGTCTTCGAGCATACGCTCGGCGGGATCACGACCGTCCTCGACACGGCGACGGTCCTCGACGTCTGGCGGCGAGCGACCTAGCACCGCGGGTCCGTCAGCGCGGCCGCCAGGCGATCGGCGCCTCGAACCCGGCGACCCGCACGTGGTGCATCACGCGGGGGAAGCGCTCATCGAAGCCCTGGGCACGGTGGAGCATCGAGCGGTTGTCCCAGATCGCGACGTCGCCCACCGACCAGTGGTGGCGATACGTGTTGTCGTCGGCGGTCACGAGGGCGAGCAGCTTCGTACGGATCGACTCGCTCTCCTCCGGCGAGAGACCCTCGATCTCGGACATGTGCTCGCTCATGTAGAGCCCCGGACGGCCGGACTCCGGATGTTCACGCAGGAGTGGATGCCGGAGCGGATCGGAGTCGAAGCCGACGATCCCGCCCTCGTCGTTTCCGCGCGCGCGATACGCGGCGGCGTAGTCGTGGACGCCGGACCGGCCGACCAGGCGCTTCCGCGTCACGTCATCGAGGGCGTCGAAGGGCCGCTGGAGATGCGCCCACATCGTGTCGCCGCCCTCCTCCGGTGCGACGACGCAGCTGAAGACCGAGAAGGAGGCGGGAACCTCACGGAACGAGCTGTCCGTATGCCACCCCTCGTTGATCGTGATCAACTGCATGAAGTGGCTGTCGTTCGCGCGGACGTTCCCGTCGGCGTCGAGGTTGCTGATCTTGACCATCGAGGGCTCTTCGTCCTCACCCCCGACGACGAGCTGTTCGATCGGCCCGAAGCGCTTACCGAGGGCGATCTGGACCTCCGGATCGAGAGGCTGGTCGCGAAAGAGCACGAGCCCCTCCTCGACGACCGTCCTCCGAAGCGCCGCGAAGGTCTCGTCGGACATCTCCGAGCGGAGCTCGAGCCCCTCGATCTCGACGCCGATCGCGCCGAGCGGCCGTGTCTCGAAAGGTCGATCGGATCCGGCACTCATGGTCATCGACTCCTCGCGCACGCGTGGCCCATCGCTTCGCGAATGCTGACAAAGATCCGTAGACTCCTCAACGCATCGTCGCCCCGAACGCTCCGCTGCGCTCCAACCCGAGGAAGTCCGTTGATCGCCGACCCTCTCCGCCTCGCGTCCGTCTCGCTGGTGACGCTCTTCGCCGCGTGCCTCGTCGCCGGCCCGTCCTTCGGCGCACCGGCCTCCGGCCGGATCACCGCGGAGAACTTCGCGACCCGCGCCGTCGGCGGACCCGATGCGGACGCCGGAATCGGCGACTATTTCCTGTCGAACGGAACGCTCTGCGCCGCCGTCTCGGCTCCGGACCACGAGGGCGCCATCTCTCCGACCGGCGGCGTCCTGATCGATCTCGGCCATTGCGGGCGCGACGACGACCAGTTCGTCGTCCTGCAGCCGATGCTCAACTTCTCCCAGAGTGCCGTCGTCCCGGTCACCCACGTGGAGACGGGCGAGGCCCCGGGGCGCGCCTGGATCGAGACGCGCGCCCGCTTCGCCGGCGCCGAGCTCTCGACCACCTACACCCTGACCGACGAAGCGCCCGAGCAGCTCCAGGTCGTCCAGCGGGCGCGACGCGTCGAGGAAGGGGAAGCCCTCTTCTCGATCGGACAGCTGCTGCTGCACACGAGCGGACAGACGCCGGTCTTCTCCTCATCGCAGACCCTTCCGGATCTCTCGGTCGGCTTCGAGTACCCGGAGAGCGACCGGAACTCGATCTTCTCGCTCCTGTCCGCCCTGATCGCGAGCGACCTGACGGTGCTCGTCGGCGCCGAGGGCATGCCGCCGATCAGCTACGGCCTCCACCGCCAACACGCCGTACGGATCGGCGGCGACGCCCGGGAGCCCCTCGCCGCGTTCAGCGTGAGCGGGACCCATTTCACCTTCCTGAACGCGATGACGAATCCGCCCTGGGTCGGCAGCGCCGGCGACGAGCCCGGGGTGGTGGGGCTGGCGCAGCTCCCCTTCATGGATCTCGAAGACGATCAGACCTTCGAGGCGGCCTTCGCTCTGTACGTGGGCCACCGCAACGACGTCGCCTCGATCACCGATCGCGTCTTCGCCGAGGCGCCGCGCCTGCGCGGCCGGATCGACGACCCGACCGCCCGCATCCACGTCCACCGCGCCGACGCCGAGGGCACACCCGGCGCCCCGGTCACCGAGATCCGGCCCGGCGACGACGGACGCTTCACGCTCCGGCTGCCGCCCGGGCGCTATGCGGCCCGTGCGCTTGCCCCGGGTGATCGCGACGTGATCGCGCTCTGGGACGTCCCCGCCGACGCGACCGAGGTCGACCTGGCCCCCCTCGAAGTCGGTCGTCCGGCCTGGGTCCGCCTGCCCGGAGAGTTCGTCGGACGCCTCACCTTCCTTCCGGAAGGCGCTGATTCTCCTCTCGTTTTCGGATCGAATCTCCTGGGCCAGAAGATGGGGACCAAGGCGATTCCCGGCGCCAGCGAATCCCCGTGGCTGAACCTCGCCGCCAGCCCGATCGACCCGAAGCGCGTCGCGGTTCCGGCCGGGCGCCACCGCGTGATCGCGGTCCGCGGCCCGGAGTACACCTCGGCCGAGGTGACGATCGAGGCACGCACAGGAGACGAGGTCACACTCACGCTCCCCTCCCTCGAACGGATCGCCCCGACCCCCGGATGGATCGCCGCCGACTTCCACGTCCACAGCGGGCGGAGCTTCGACTCCGGGCTTCCCCAGGAGAGCCAGATCGCCGCCTTCGCCGCGAGCGGCGCGGAAGTCCTCGTCGCG
Coding sequences within:
- a CDS encoding sigma-54 dependent transcriptional regulator; translation: MKPRLLVVDDEPRMAEIVGMVLRREGYEVETFTSSADAVRRHEEDAFDLVLTDLRMPAPDGLEVLERVRAATPDTPVILFTAHATIANAIEALRAGAFDYVQKPFDNDALRACVARALELSRLARENRYLRAELGQQNTLGEIIAASDAMNDVLDVVRRAARSPATVLITGESGTGKERIARAVHFHSDRVAGPFVAVNCKAFAEGLLESELFGHERGAFTGADRLRKGLFEEASGGTLFLDEIGEISESFQAKLLRVLQEREIRRVGDDRARPVDVRVVVATNRDLQQDVAEGRFREDLFFRLAVIPIRIPPLRERPDDVLPLARHFLVEFQQSAGGRIAALGDEVEALLLGHDWPGNVRELENAIERAIVLGDGESLRASDLLFAGPGPVADGVADATLQSHLDAATRKAIGEALAATGGAKGDAATRLGIDRTTLYRLIKKYDLEA
- a CDS encoding cysteine hydrolase — translated: MPLDLDALLAPRTCALVTQECQKGVCGPLSGLPALAEAAQGGMIQNVAELTRVGRDAGVPILHCIAVRRRDGQGANTNARLFQYMGKVEHPLFEGSEATELMDEIPVAESDVIVPRLHGLSPFQGTELDSLLRNLGIKTVVGVGVSVNVAITNLAFDAVNAAYQVVLPRDAVAGFPDDYVDQVFEHTLGGITTVLDTATVLDVWRRAT
- a CDS encoding enoyl-CoA hydratase/isomerase family protein, producing MTERPELMRLDRDGEIATIVLTNPDKLNAWSWESARQISALADEIRFDDGIRCVIMRAEGRAFCAGVDLGMPEDRITGRSPAEKVRNYYEKFRWVHERFKVFAHLPQPVLVAVHGYCLGAGLEVAMMGDIRIASDDAKFALPEPKVGVSIDAGGDLRLSHEIGAGMTKLLAFTGRRIDAETALRAGIVQEVVPKDALQSHVRSLAEEICSNAPLAVQGIKRTINYRAEQGLQEAMQFEASSAAVLFTSDDMTLGYKAMAAKEDADFEGK
- a CDS encoding enoyl-CoA hydratase: MADGRRETGTDEVLCEVRERVAKITLNRPDAKNALTMDMKEALYVLVRDLESDPEVGCFLLTGAGDAFSAGGDTKRMKQEGKPPVMEARQRQLRWEHELPRMLHQSSKPSVAAVHGAAAGAACSIALSCDLRVASEKGFILTSFARLGLSGDYGGTWFLTQLVGPAKAREIYFTAERVDAQTGLELGIFNRVVPAEQLQEETFALAAQIASGPPIALRWMKANLNRALTEDLETCLRYEADRMVRGALTDDYVEAVAAFAEKRKPAFKGK
- a CDS encoding ATP-binding protein; translated protein: MQASPSVPISERFRLPALPRWAWMTLGASIGLFDFGVLVLLDADMRIGQTDATWIVALAFLIPYAILGWAVGGLAAAREQADRDAETIRSQLRALERTQRALVQEEKLAGIGRLAAGVAHEVRNPLGVIRASASMARESFDEGTDPHRALGFVCEETDRLDRLIASLLTFAKPQPVERVEVDVTKVLDRATELARSEARAGDVALEIEVEPGLPTLRVDPDRLARSLYGLTLNAIQALAESDATTRRIRIVARGRTKGVELRVEDSGPGVLPELHDSIFEPFVTSKETGTGLGLPMALRMIEAQGGHLTLLDAPSGLGGASFSIELPSASAEAIP
- a CDS encoding enoyl-CoA hydratase/isomerase family protein, encoding MADALTTLDIQDGIAVITNNRPEKHNAANDEMDRQLFDALDEIHDRKDVRVVLWRGEGKSFSSGRDVSEIGVRSEDITNFEFVERGHRRTQAFFTCPAPIVVAMKGWVIGGSFERALLADMRIAGESTKMMLPEIKHGVIPDSGGTARLFQMAGHGLVADLAITGRTMDVEEAFRHGVVSRVVPDAELDDAAMTLCQEIASNPPFAVKMFRRTLSRLGNPEVQRTMQEESMGMTAIYETEDYAEMKTARAEGREPEYKGR
- a CDS encoding DUF2834 domain-containing protein; amino-acid sequence: MKLEDTRPWLFWALLVDFVGFTAFTGYVLLEYGMGWVDVAFANPVSTLVTVDLFIALSMVMGWVYADAKARGVSPWPFLILTLGTGSVGTLLYLLVRERPGAPVWTEEGTTALASAGR
- a CDS encoding SDR family oxidoreductase is translated as MGLPAPPEVGANALPLGTFDGQIVVVTGGGTGLGKAIAVEFARVGASVAILSRGEEHRAAGLAAVNAVGGKHIAVPCDIRDAGAIAEAFDAVTEQLGAPDVLVNNAAGNFPVPAEDMSPNAWKTVTDIVLNGTFYCSREFGRRHIEAGTPGSIINIGAAYAWTGGPGFAHSSAAKAGVKNLTETLSVEWGPYGIQVNCLVPGFFPHEDMTADIMSVPERQKAEALRCPAHRVGQPHELGWAATFLASPFASYISGHTMVVDGANWQRRAMLMPEFVPIRDQMGKGPFDPNPPKKK
- a CDS encoding CehA/McbA family metallohydrolase; the encoded protein is MIADPLRLASVSLVTLFAACLVAGPSFGAPASGRITAENFATRAVGGPDADAGIGDYFLSNGTLCAAVSAPDHEGAISPTGGVLIDLGHCGRDDDQFVVLQPMLNFSQSAVVPVTHVETGEAPGRAWIETRARFAGAELSTTYTLTDEAPEQLQVVQRARRVEEGEALFSIGQLLLHTSGQTPVFSSSQTLPDLSVGFEYPESDRNSIFSLLSALIASDLTVLVGAEGMPPISYGLHRQHAVRIGGDAREPLAAFSVSGTHFTFLNAMTNPPWVGSAGDEPGVVGLAQLPFMDLEDDQTFEAAFALYVGHRNDVASITDRVFAEAPRLRGRIDDPTARIHVHRADAEGTPGAPVTEIRPGDDGRFTLRLPPGRYAARALAPGDRDVIALWDVPADATEVDLAPLEVGRPAWVRLPGEFVGRLTFLPEGADSPLVFGSNLLGQKMGTKAIPGASESPWLNLAASPIDPKRVAVPAGRHRVIAVRGPEYTSAEVTIEARTGDEVTLTLPSLERIAPTPGWIAADFHVHSGRSFDSGLPQESQIAAFAASGAEVLVATEHDRIVDPRPAIERAALGHSLVSITGVEATAGYVGGETPNGTLHLNAFPMKPEPRRYRGGAVPRMEGVRLRDVLAELRAGPTRPFVQLNHPRQLHADEEGDGFFEHLSSAGQPFDPTLPLDATPNAILRQASPEHGGTDLDYHGVELMNGESLVRYRRVRADWLSLLLQGERVTANANSDSHTASVIVGLPRTYVAMKDDSLAGFDQDQLLEALRAGRAWGSTGPLLHVHLEDAQIGDLHAGRKGTLHVGVEAAPWVPVSEWRAYVNGELVHRAPITPGTSAALPLAFAQDAFVTVEVEGPAEGRYAEALPGFTPFAFTNPIFVDADGNGRFDAPGLTEILPTSITNPDRPD
- a CDS encoding TauD/TfdA family dioxygenase; the encoded protein is MSAGSDRPFETRPLGAIGVEIEGLELRSEMSDETFAALRRTVVEEGLVLFRDQPLDPEVQIALGKRFGPIEQLVVGGEDEEPSMVKISNLDADGNVRANDSHFMQLITINEGWHTDSSFREVPASFSVFSCVVAPEEGGDTMWAHLQRPFDALDDVTRKRLVGRSGVHDYAAAYRARGNDEGGIVGFDSDPLRHPLLREHPESGRPGLYMSEHMSEIEGLSPEESESIRTKLLALVTADDNTYRHHWSVGDVAIWDNRSMLHRAQGFDERFPRVMHHVRVAGFEAPIAWRPR